The Burkholderiales bacterium genome includes a window with the following:
- a CDS encoding O-acetylhomoserine aminocarboxypropyltransferase, with amino-acid sequence MSTPKPRTHGFDTLSLHAGARPDPATGARATPIYQSTSFVFPDSDHAAALFNMERAGHVYSRISNPTCAVLEERIAALEGGVGAIATASGQAALHLAIATLMGAGAHIVASRALYGGSHNLLDYTLPRFGITTTFVDPRDLDAWRAAIRPQTRLLFGETLGNPNLDVLDVPRVAALAHDHGLPLLVDSTFTTPWLMRPFDHGADLVYHSATKFLSGHGVVVGGLLVDAGTFDWEGRGAMPKAKDKFPTLTEPYAGFHDMTFSEESTTAAFLLRARREGIRDFGACMAPMTAWQILQGIETLPVRMAKHVDNARRIVAFLREHPMVESIAYPELPGHPDHELAKRLLPRGCGAIFAVGLKATRDQGRRFIEALRLFSHLANVGDAKSLVIHPASTTHFRMSAEDLARAGVGEGTIRLSIGLEDPDDLVEDLSRALYAAGKA; translated from the coding sequence ATGTCCACGCCCAAACCCAGGACCCACGGCTTCGACACGCTGTCGCTGCACGCCGGCGCGCGCCCGGACCCGGCGACCGGCGCACGCGCGACGCCGATCTACCAGTCGACGTCGTTCGTCTTTCCCGACAGCGACCACGCCGCGGCGCTCTTCAACATGGAGCGCGCGGGGCACGTCTACTCGCGCATCAGCAATCCGACCTGCGCGGTTCTGGAGGAACGGATCGCCGCGCTCGAAGGCGGCGTCGGCGCGATCGCGACGGCGAGCGGGCAGGCCGCCTTGCACCTCGCGATCGCGACGCTGATGGGCGCGGGTGCGCACATCGTCGCCTCGCGCGCGCTCTACGGCGGCTCGCACAACCTGCTCGACTACACGCTGCCGCGCTTCGGGATCACGACGACCTTCGTCGATCCGCGCGACCTCGACGCCTGGCGCGCGGCGATCCGGCCGCAGACGCGGCTCCTGTTCGGCGAGACGCTCGGCAACCCGAACCTCGACGTGCTCGACGTGCCGCGCGTGGCCGCGCTCGCGCACGACCACGGTCTGCCGCTCCTCGTCGACTCGACTTTCACGACGCCGTGGCTGATGCGTCCGTTCGACCACGGCGCCGACCTCGTCTACCACTCGGCGACCAAGTTCCTGTCGGGGCACGGCGTGGTCGTCGGCGGCCTCCTCGTCGACGCCGGCACCTTCGATTGGGAGGGCCGCGGTGCGATGCCGAAAGCGAAGGACAAATTTCCGACACTGACCGAGCCCTACGCCGGCTTCCACGACATGACGTTCAGCGAGGAGTCGACGACGGCGGCGTTCCTGCTGCGCGCGCGGCGCGAAGGCATCCGCGATTTCGGCGCGTGCATGGCGCCGATGACCGCGTGGCAGATCCTGCAGGGGATCGAGACGCTGCCGGTGCGCATGGCGAAGCACGTCGACAACGCGCGGCGCATCGTCGCGTTCCTGCGCGAGCATCCGATGGTCGAGTCGATCGCCTACCCGGAACTGCCGGGCCACCCGGACCACGAACTCGCGAAGCGCCTGCTCCCGCGCGGCTGCGGCGCGATCTTCGCGGTCGGCCTCAAGGCGACGCGCGACCAGGGGCGCCGGTTCATCGAGGCGCTGCGGCTCTTCTCGCACCTCGCGAACGTCGGCGACGCGAAGTCGCTCGTCATCCACCCGGCGTCGACGACGCACTTCCGGATGTCGGCGGAGGACCTCGCGCGCGCGGGCGTCGGCGAAGGCACGATTCGGCTGTCGATCGGCCTCGAGGATCCCGACGACCTCGTCGAGGATCTGTCGCGCGCGCTCTACGCGGCGGGCAAGGCGTGA
- a CDS encoding enoyl-CoA hydratase/isomerase family protein, with product MDLKHLRAQFDDYRTKYGHIKMRREEGILEVAFHTQGGPLRWGFDPHAEIEDAFLNIARDRENKIVIVTGTGSEFSGPTAVPAIHRRHHRMTPDEWGEQGWESVNFLMNMLAIDVPMISAVNGPAVRHAELPIMCDIVLAAEEATFQDSGHYAGGLVPGDGVHVAFQLAMGYNRARYFLLTGQILNAVEAKEAGLVNEILPREKLLPRAWELARQLARQPELNRRYARVLLTELLRRQMRDLLPYGLALEGLALVGAG from the coding sequence ATGGATCTCAAGCATCTGAGGGCGCAGTTCGACGACTATCGCACCAAGTACGGCCACATCAAGATGCGGCGAGAGGAGGGGATCCTGGAGGTCGCCTTTCACACGCAAGGGGGCCCGCTGCGCTGGGGCTTCGACCCGCACGCCGAGATCGAGGACGCCTTTCTCAACATCGCCCGTGATCGCGAGAACAAGATCGTGATCGTGACGGGGACGGGAAGCGAGTTCTCCGGACCGACGGCGGTTCCCGCGATCCACAGACGGCACCATCGCATGACGCCGGACGAGTGGGGCGAGCAGGGTTGGGAGTCGGTCAACTTCCTGATGAACATGCTGGCGATCGACGTGCCGATGATCAGCGCCGTCAACGGTCCGGCGGTGCGGCATGCCGAACTGCCGATCATGTGCGACATCGTGCTGGCGGCGGAGGAGGCGACGTTTCAGGACTCGGGTCACTACGCTGGAGGACTGGTACCGGGCGATGGCGTGCACGTCGCATTCCAGCTCGCCATGGGATACAACCGGGCCCGGTATTTTCTGCTCACCGGCCAGATACTGAATGCCGTGGAGGCGAAGGAGGCAGGGCTCGTCAACGAGATCCTCCCCCGGGAAAAGCTGTTGCCGCGCGCCTGGGAGCTCGCTCGTCAGCTTGCGCGCCAGCCTGAGCTGAACCGTCGATACGCAAGGGTTCTGCTGACGGAGTTGTTGCGTCGCCAGATGCGCGACCTGCTTCCGTATGGACTCGCGCTCGAAGGCCTGGCCCTGGTCGGTGCGGGCTGA
- a CDS encoding LysR family transcriptional regulator produces MEDLINSNLLSCFLAVMKHRRLTVAADELCITQPALSKSIQRLEEKLEVQLFDRRQDGMAPTKYALTLARHAYVIRAESDAARAELGILRGGGSGTLAIGIAPLWTVYGLPTAVARLVKQRAQLQVRIVSGVLSTLIPPLLKGDLDVVCTALDFPAQAEIVRKPILTSDHILLAHRRHPLAQLKSVSLAQLAEHRFVGLVGDYHGMERMQRFFALRGHQPPVVRAEATSIEMILSLLATGEFVASLARQWLKRGEPLGLVKIPIRGTFWKFETGIVHRVNPRDPALIEQFERALRAENEGVEHP; encoded by the coding sequence ATGGAAGATCTCATCAACTCGAACCTGCTCAGCTGCTTTCTCGCGGTCATGAAGCACAGGCGATTGACCGTGGCGGCGGATGAACTGTGCATTACTCAGCCCGCGCTGTCGAAGAGCATCCAGCGCCTCGAGGAGAAGCTGGAGGTTCAGCTGTTCGATCGTCGCCAGGACGGCATGGCGCCGACGAAGTACGCGTTGACGCTCGCTCGCCATGCGTACGTCATCAGGGCGGAGTCCGACGCGGCCCGCGCGGAGCTGGGAATACTCCGAGGGGGCGGAAGCGGCACGCTGGCGATCGGCATTGCACCGCTTTGGACAGTCTATGGTCTGCCGACCGCGGTGGCCAGACTGGTCAAGCAGAGGGCGCAACTGCAAGTCAGGATCGTCTCGGGTGTTCTCTCAACGCTCATTCCTCCGCTGCTGAAGGGCGATCTCGACGTGGTTTGCACCGCGTTGGACTTCCCCGCGCAGGCTGAGATCGTTCGCAAGCCGATCCTGACGAGCGACCACATCCTGCTTGCGCATCGCCGGCACCCGCTCGCGCAGTTGAAGTCCGTCAGCCTTGCCCAGCTGGCCGAGCATAGATTCGTGGGACTGGTCGGCGACTATCACGGGATGGAACGCATGCAGCGCTTCTTCGCGTTGCGCGGACATCAACCTCCGGTGGTTCGCGCAGAGGCAACGTCGATCGAGATGATTCTGTCGCTGCTTGCCACGGGGGAGTTCGTGGCGAGCCTCGCCCGGCAATGGCTGAAACGCGGCGAGCCGCTGGGCCTCGTGAAGATCCCGATACGGGGAACCTTCTGGAAATTCGAAACCGGGATCGTTCATCGCGTCAATCCGCGCGATCCGGCGTTGATCGAGCAGTTTGAACGAGCTCTCCGTGCCGAGAACGAAGGCGTCGAGCATCCATGA
- a CDS encoding alpha/beta hydrolase: MKLTVGGREAYVYTGTRPFDASRPSVLFVHGAGNDHSVWVLQSRYFAHHGMNVLALDLPGHGRSAGPALASVEAIADWLVAVLDAAAIATASIVGHSLGSLAALACAARHPSRVAKIALLGPAVPMAVSDALLDAAKANDHVAYELVNGWSTSPGKQIGGNTVPGQWLLGLSMRLLERTPPGVFHADLAACHAWTGGLEAAAAVRCPALVILGARDLMAPPRTAKALIDTLSDVRTVTLPETGHSMMAEEPDAVLDRLRAFL; encoded by the coding sequence GTGAAGCTCACCGTCGGCGGGCGGGAGGCCTACGTCTATACCGGCACGCGGCCGTTCGACGCCTCGCGGCCGTCGGTGCTGTTCGTGCACGGCGCGGGCAACGACCATTCGGTGTGGGTCCTGCAATCGCGCTACTTCGCGCACCACGGGATGAACGTGCTCGCGCTCGACCTGCCCGGACACGGTCGCAGTGCGGGGCCCGCGCTCGCCTCGGTCGAGGCCATCGCCGACTGGCTCGTCGCCGTACTCGACGCCGCGGCAATCGCGACGGCGTCGATCGTCGGGCACTCGCTCGGTTCGCTCGCCGCGCTCGCGTGTGCGGCGCGCCATCCGTCGCGGGTCGCGAAGATCGCGCTGCTCGGTCCCGCCGTGCCGATGGCGGTGAGCGACGCGCTGCTCGACGCCGCGAAGGCGAACGACCACGTCGCCTACGAACTCGTGAACGGCTGGTCGACGAGTCCCGGCAAGCAGATCGGCGGCAACACGGTGCCCGGGCAGTGGCTGCTCGGACTCTCGATGCGGCTCCTCGAGCGCACGCCGCCGGGCGTGTTCCACGCCGACCTCGCCGCATGCCACGCCTGGACCGGCGGGCTCGAGGCCGCCGCCGCGGTGCGCTGCCCCGCGCTGGTGATCCTCGGCGCGCGCGACCTGATGGCCCCGCCGCGCACCGCGAAGGCGCTGATCGACACGCTGTCCGACGTGCGCACGGTGACGCTGCCGGAGACCGGCCACTCGATGATGGCCGAAGAGCCCGACGCCGTGCTCGACCGGCTGCGCGCGTTCCTGTGA
- a CDS encoding 3-hydroxybutyrate dehydrogenase — translation MKQLSGRTALVTGSTSGIGLALARALACNGAAVVMNGLETDDQARELCRRVGAEAGADVSFVAADVSDPRQIEEMISTVLSSRGSLDILVNNAGIQHVSPIEEFPPAVWDRMVAVNLSASFHTIRLALPSMRLRNWGRIINMASISGLRGRAMKSGYNATKHGLIGLTKAVALETARTGVTCNAICPGWVRTPLVQRQIDALASREGLDDEAAVKALIGARQPSGRFVTIEQIAALTLFMCSDAAEEVRGVAWTIDGATTAA, via the coding sequence ATGAAGCAACTGTCAGGACGGACTGCGCTGGTAACGGGGTCCACGAGCGGAATAGGCCTTGCATTGGCGCGCGCGTTGGCCTGCAACGGCGCAGCCGTGGTCATGAACGGTCTGGAAACGGACGACCAGGCAAGGGAACTGTGTCGCCGGGTTGGAGCGGAGGCGGGAGCCGACGTCAGCTTCGTCGCAGCAGACGTGAGTGATCCGAGGCAGATCGAGGAAATGATCTCCACGGTACTTTCCAGCCGTGGATCGCTCGACATTCTGGTGAACAACGCAGGCATTCAGCATGTCAGCCCCATCGAGGAGTTTCCGCCCGCCGTGTGGGATCGAATGGTCGCGGTGAACCTGTCGGCGAGCTTCCACACCATCCGACTGGCGCTTCCGTCCATGCGACTGCGCAATTGGGGGCGCATCATCAATATGGCGAGCATCAGCGGCCTGCGCGGTCGCGCGATGAAGAGCGGCTACAACGCAACGAAACACGGGCTCATCGGTCTGACCAAGGCCGTCGCGCTGGAAACCGCCAGGACAGGTGTTACCTGCAACGCGATATGTCCAGGCTGGGTTCGCACTCCGCTCGTACAGCGGCAGATCGATGCCTTGGCCTCTCGGGAGGGCCTGGACGACGAGGCGGCGGTCAAGGCGCTGATCGGGGCGCGACAGCCTTCCGGGCGATTCGTGACGATCGAGCAGATCGCCGCATTGACGCTGTTCATGTGCTCCGATGCCGCTGAGGAGGTGCGCGGAGTGGCTTGGACCATCGACGGAGCCACCACCGCCGCCTGA
- a CDS encoding enoyl-CoA hydratase/isomerase family protein — protein MDLRHLRANFNDYANKYETIRMRREDGILEITLHSGGDSLRWGRVPHAEIEEAFLNIARDRENKAVIMTGTGDAFSGPTANPNTNPQDHRMSPDEWEVIAWEMRNILTHLLAIDVPMISAVNGPAVRHAELPIMCDVVLAAEGAAFQDSAHYVGGLVPGDGVHVVYQLIMGYNRARYFLLTGQIIGAREAREVGLVNEVLPREQLMPRAWEIARQLVRQPELNRRYARTLLTELMRRQINDLVPYGLALEGLAAVGGK, from the coding sequence ATGGACCTCAGGCACCTCAGGGCGAACTTCAATGACTACGCCAACAAGTACGAGACCATTCGCATGCGGCGGGAAGACGGCATTCTCGAGATCACGCTCCACTCAGGGGGCGATTCGCTGCGATGGGGAAGAGTTCCGCATGCCGAGATCGAGGAGGCCTTTCTCAATATCGCTCGCGATCGGGAGAACAAGGCCGTGATCATGACCGGGACCGGGGACGCGTTCTCGGGCCCGACAGCGAATCCGAACACCAACCCGCAAGACCACCGGATGTCCCCGGACGAGTGGGAGGTCATTGCGTGGGAGATGAGAAACATCCTGACGCATCTGCTCGCGATCGATGTGCCGATGATCAGCGCGGTCAATGGTCCCGCCGTCCGGCACGCCGAGCTGCCGATCATGTGCGACGTAGTGCTCGCCGCCGAGGGCGCGGCGTTCCAGGACTCGGCCCACTATGTGGGCGGTCTCGTGCCGGGTGACGGCGTGCACGTGGTCTATCAACTGATCATGGGATACAACCGGGCGCGGTACTTCCTGCTGACCGGGCAGATCATCGGAGCCCGCGAGGCAAGAGAGGTGGGACTGGTGAACGAGGTCCTTCCCAGAGAACAGCTGATGCCCCGGGCGTGGGAGATTGCACGCCAGCTGGTCCGACAGCCTGAACTGAACCGCCGCTATGCGCGGACGCTGCTGACTGAGTTGATGCGTCGCCAGATCAACGATCTGGTTCCCTATGGTCTCGCGTTGGAGGGCCTGGCGGCGGTCGGTGGCAAGTGA
- a CDS encoding 2-hydroxyacid dehydrogenase, which translates to MATRAARASAGRARRAREPAVSAPPAILIGARIADEFRDRLATRLDAIGPYDVAFPAAVKRLSRSDAERVQVALVYGGMDVSAAAIAGLPSLRLILSIGSGYDGIDLDAARARGASVTHSPGANAASVADMAMGLLIASVRRIAERDAYVRRGDWNGLESRRDVQVRGLTGRRAGIYGLGAIGAKIASRCEAFEMEVAYHGRAPRPGVRHRFHATLLALADWADVLMIAVRAGPETHHAVDAQVLAALGRDGHVVNITRGSVVDETALVAALANGTIAGAGLDVFEREPQVPAALRALPNVVMTPHIGGNTDEAQRAMHDAVVANLDAFLAGRPLPSPVPGMPAEVAA; encoded by the coding sequence ATGGCTACGCGCGCGGCCCGCGCGAGCGCGGGGCGGGCGCGCCGTGCGCGGGAGCCGGCGGTGAGCGCGCCACCCGCCATCCTGATCGGCGCGCGAATCGCGGACGAGTTCCGCGACCGCCTCGCGACGCGGCTCGACGCGATCGGTCCGTACGACGTCGCCTTTCCCGCAGCGGTGAAGCGTCTGTCTCGAAGCGATGCGGAACGCGTGCAGGTCGCGCTGGTGTACGGCGGCATGGACGTGTCGGCCGCGGCCATCGCCGGGCTGCCGTCGCTGCGGCTCATCCTGTCCATCGGCAGCGGCTACGACGGCATCGACCTCGACGCGGCACGTGCGCGCGGCGCCTCGGTCACGCACAGTCCCGGCGCCAACGCTGCCTCGGTCGCCGACATGGCGATGGGGCTCCTGATCGCGAGCGTCCGGCGGATCGCGGAGCGCGACGCCTACGTGCGCCGCGGCGACTGGAACGGGCTCGAGTCGCGGCGCGACGTGCAGGTGCGCGGTCTCACCGGGCGCCGCGCGGGCATTTACGGCCTGGGCGCGATCGGCGCGAAGATCGCGTCGCGCTGCGAGGCCTTCGAGATGGAAGTCGCCTACCACGGACGCGCGCCGCGCCCCGGCGTCCGCCATCGGTTCCACGCGACGCTCCTCGCGCTCGCGGACTGGGCCGACGTGCTGATGATCGCCGTGCGCGCCGGGCCGGAAACGCACCACGCGGTCGACGCGCAGGTGCTCGCCGCGCTCGGCCGCGACGGACACGTCGTCAACATCACGCGCGGCTCGGTGGTCGACGAGACGGCGCTCGTCGCCGCGCTCGCGAACGGCACGATCGCCGGCGCCGGACTCGACGTCTTCGAGCGCGAACCGCAGGTGCCTGCGGCGCTGCGCGCGCTGCCGAACGTGGTGATGACGCCGCACATCGGCGGCAACACCGACGAGGCGCAGCGCGCGATGCACGACGCGGTGGTCGCGAACCTCGACGCGTTCCTCGCCGGCCGGCCGCTGCCCTCGCCGGTTCCGGGGATGCCCGCAGAGGTGGCCGCGTGA
- a CDS encoding PA0069 family radical SAM protein, with protein MDRAPSSPSSPGNPRHGRGATFDPANRFHDATRESVDDGWAPPPPDPADETPSRQVRTTVTIQLARSIVTRNDSPDIPFDRSINPYQGCEHGCIYCYARPSHAYLDHSPGIDFETKLYAKPDAARLLREELSRPGYDVAPIALGTNTDPYQPVEREWKITRSLLEVFAQAKHPFTIVTKNALVERDLDLIAPMAAQGLARVYLSITTLDAGLARKLEPRASAPARRVAALRALSAAGVPSGVMVAPVIPQLTDRDLEAILEAAADAGATSAGWIMLRLPREVAPLFRDWLATHFPDRAAHVMSLVQDIRGGRDYDARFGARMKGSGAFADLIATRFRLACRRLGLDTGRDRSPLDCTKFVAPARDERQRSLL; from the coding sequence ATGGACCGCGCTCCCTCGTCGCCCTCGAGCCCGGGCAACCCCAGGCACGGTCGCGGCGCGACCTTCGATCCGGCGAACCGGTTCCACGACGCCACCCGCGAGTCGGTGGACGACGGCTGGGCGCCGCCGCCACCCGATCCCGCGGACGAGACGCCTTCGCGCCAGGTCCGCACGACCGTGACGATCCAGTTGGCGCGCTCGATCGTCACGCGCAACGACTCGCCCGACATCCCGTTCGACCGGTCGATCAATCCCTACCAGGGCTGCGAGCACGGCTGCATCTACTGCTATGCGCGCCCGTCGCACGCGTACCTCGACCACTCCCCGGGCATCGACTTCGAGACGAAGCTCTACGCGAAGCCCGACGCCGCGCGGCTCCTGCGCGAGGAACTCTCACGTCCGGGCTACGACGTCGCGCCGATCGCGCTCGGCACGAATACCGACCCCTACCAGCCGGTCGAGCGCGAGTGGAAGATCACGCGTTCGCTCCTCGAGGTGTTCGCGCAGGCGAAGCATCCGTTCACGATCGTCACCAAGAACGCGCTGGTCGAGCGCGACCTCGACCTGATCGCGCCGATGGCCGCGCAGGGGCTCGCGCGCGTCTACCTGTCGATCACCACGCTCGACGCCGGCCTCGCGCGCAAGCTCGAACCGCGCGCGAGCGCGCCGGCCCGACGGGTCGCGGCGCTGCGCGCGCTCTCCGCCGCGGGCGTGCCCTCCGGCGTGATGGTCGCGCCGGTGATCCCGCAACTCACCGACCGCGACCTCGAGGCGATCCTCGAGGCGGCGGCGGACGCCGGGGCGACGAGCGCCGGCTGGATCATGCTGCGCCTGCCGCGCGAAGTCGCGCCGCTCTTCCGCGACTGGCTCGCGACGCACTTCCCCGATCGCGCCGCGCACGTGATGAGCCTCGTGCAGGACATCCGCGGCGGCCGCGACTACGATGCGCGCTTCGGTGCGCGCATGAAGGGCAGCGGCGCGTTCGCCGATCTCATCGCAACACGCTTCCGCCTCGCCTGTCGCCGGCTCGGCCTCGACACCGGGCGCGACCGGTCGCCGCTCGACTGCACGAAGTTCGTGGCGCCTGCGCGTGACGAGCGGCAGCGGAGCCTGCTCTAG
- a CDS encoding substrate-binding domain-containing protein, giving the protein MKRILTIVTIAAAVGFGSGKATADAPALQALSGPAKQEMEKTIAAAAREGRVDYTEVVMAAETAQALTVAFRKHYGLDSSFVVNYTHAGTTAAVTRIDQEIAAKRVRTDVASISVPTWVFAHAKAGNIMEYHSPEYKFYRRAFELKLGKEGFFMMNGGYFFVPVWDTTRLNFNGKSWKDVVGAVPNGRLAVGNAETSLSVLATYVGVRNLVGVEFFKSLAGMKPAIVSQGELAHDRVVTGQDLMSLWGQATHVKLRNSRGAQLKLMIPEEGLVLLPQLSFILAGAPHPNAAKLWLDFMLSKEGQAIIVDREALVSGREGAGTALAGYNLTLDGVKAVPMNWDKLSEDDLKRAREEWVGIFKK; this is encoded by the coding sequence ATGAAGAGAATCTTGACGATTGTGACGATCGCGGCGGCGGTGGGCTTCGGGAGCGGGAAGGCCACCGCCGACGCACCTGCGCTGCAGGCGCTGAGCGGGCCGGCGAAACAGGAGATGGAGAAGACCATCGCGGCTGCGGCCAGGGAAGGGCGCGTGGACTACACGGAAGTCGTGATGGCGGCGGAGACCGCGCAGGCGCTTACGGTCGCATTCCGAAAGCACTACGGGCTCGACAGTTCGTTCGTGGTCAACTACACGCATGCCGGCACGACGGCGGCGGTCACGCGCATCGACCAGGAGATTGCGGCCAAACGTGTCAGGACCGACGTCGCATCCATCTCCGTTCCCACATGGGTGTTCGCGCACGCGAAGGCCGGCAACATCATGGAATACCATTCGCCGGAGTACAAGTTCTATCGGCGAGCATTCGAGCTGAAGCTCGGCAAAGAGGGCTTCTTCATGATGAACGGCGGATACTTCTTCGTGCCGGTCTGGGATACGACGAGGCTCAACTTCAACGGCAAATCGTGGAAGGACGTGGTCGGCGCGGTTCCAAACGGCCGTCTCGCGGTCGGAAACGCGGAGACGTCGCTGTCGGTTCTCGCCACGTATGTCGGCGTCCGGAACCTGGTCGGCGTCGAGTTCTTCAAGTCGCTCGCCGGCATGAAGCCGGCCATCGTCTCGCAGGGAGAGCTTGCGCACGACAGGGTGGTGACCGGCCAGGATCTGATGAGTCTGTGGGGCCAGGCTACGCACGTCAAGTTGCGCAACTCACGGGGCGCACAACTCAAGTTGATGATCCCGGAGGAGGGGCTCGTGCTGCTGCCGCAGCTCTCGTTCATATTGGCGGGCGCTCCGCATCCGAACGCGGCCAAGCTTTGGCTCGATTTCATGCTCTCCAAGGAAGGACAGGCGATCATCGTGGACCGCGAAGCCCTCGTTTCCGGGCGAGAAGGTGCAGGAACGGCTCTCGCTGGATACAACCTCACGCTGGACGGCGTGAAGGCGGTTCCCATGAACTGGGACAAGCTGAGCGAAGACGATCTGAAGCGCGCGCGCGAGGAGTGGGTCGGTATCTTCAAGAAGTAG
- a CDS encoding acetolactate synthase catalytic subunit (catalyzes the formation of 2-acetolactate from pyruvate, leucine sensitive; catalytic) gives MSAPSPLGAPGLKFRDTVAHSIARSLLRHGVSHVFGQSLPSMLHLACEELGIVQVAYRTENAGGCMADGYARVSGRVGVVTAQNGPAATLLVPPLAEALKASIPLVALVQDVNRDQADRNAFQELDHVALFASCTKWTRRVVAGSRVDDYVDQAFANACGGRPGPVALLLPADVLLQPGPPPTRQLNLGAYPLDRSVAAADRIAEAADSIAAAERPVIIAGGGVHSSRAQQALAELQETAHVPVATTVMGKGAVDERHPLSVGVVGYFMGRNSATRYLRDVVEDASLVILVGTRTNQNATDSWQLYPRNAKYVHIDVDGSEIGRNYEALRLVGDARETILALVAALRGRDLSRRRGARAALERRIADGKERSWRESAPLRACDDLPIRPERVMAELDRSMDERTIVVSDASYASIWTANYLRSRRAGARFLTPRGLAGLGWGFPMAIGAKVAQPDAAVYCVVGDGGFAHVWSELETARRMRIKVVLVVLNNGILGYQKHAENLKFGAHTSAVHFSPVDHAMIARATGCAGIRVERPADIAAALREASNSDVTTVIDVLCDEAAFPPITSFSVEST, from the coding sequence ATGTCGGCTCCATCCCCACTTGGCGCACCGGGTTTGAAGTTCAGGGACACCGTTGCGCATTCGATCGCGAGAAGCCTGCTGCGACACGGCGTGAGCCACGTGTTCGGCCAGAGTCTGCCCAGCATGCTGCACCTGGCATGCGAGGAGCTCGGGATCGTACAGGTCGCGTATCGGACCGAGAATGCGGGCGGTTGCATGGCGGACGGATACGCGCGCGTTTCCGGGCGCGTTGGAGTCGTGACGGCCCAGAACGGACCGGCGGCAACGCTGCTGGTTCCTCCTCTGGCCGAAGCGCTGAAGGCGTCGATCCCGCTGGTCGCGCTGGTCCAGGACGTGAATCGTGACCAGGCCGACCGCAACGCCTTTCAGGAACTCGACCACGTCGCACTCTTCGCGTCGTGCACCAAGTGGACGAGGCGTGTGGTCGCGGGGTCGCGTGTCGACGATTACGTCGACCAGGCGTTCGCGAACGCATGCGGGGGCAGGCCGGGACCGGTGGCTTTGCTCCTGCCTGCCGATGTGCTGTTGCAGCCCGGGCCACCACCGACGCGGCAGCTGAATCTGGGGGCCTACCCGCTCGACCGAAGCGTTGCGGCCGCGGATCGCATCGCGGAGGCGGCCGACTCGATAGCGGCGGCCGAACGACCGGTCATCATCGCGGGTGGCGGCGTGCATTCGTCGCGCGCACAGCAGGCGCTCGCGGAGTTGCAGGAGACCGCTCATGTCCCGGTTGCCACCACGGTGATGGGCAAGGGCGCGGTCGACGAGCGTCATCCGCTCTCGGTCGGAGTCGTGGGCTATTTCATGGGCCGGAACAGCGCGACGCGGTATTTGCGCGACGTCGTCGAGGACGCGAGCCTGGTGATCCTCGTCGGCACGAGAACCAACCAGAACGCGACCGATTCGTGGCAGCTCTATCCCCGCAACGCCAAGTACGTCCACATCGACGTGGACGGCAGCGAGATCGGACGCAACTACGAGGCGCTGCGACTGGTCGGTGACGCGAGGGAAACCATTCTCGCGCTCGTCGCGGCCCTTCGCGGCCGGGACCTTTCGCGTCGACGCGGGGCGCGCGCAGCGCTGGAGCGCCGAATCGCGGACGGCAAGGAGCGGTCATGGCGGGAGTCGGCTCCGCTGCGCGCTTGCGACGATTTGCCGATTCGACCCGAACGTGTCATGGCCGAGCTTGATCGGTCGATGGACGAGCGCACGATCGTCGTATCCGACGCGAGCTATGCGTCGATCTGGACCGCCAACTACCTCCGATCGCGCAGAGCCGGTGCTCGCTTCCTGACACCGAGGGGGCTCGCCGGGTTGGGTTGGGGATTTCCCATGGCCATCGGGGCGAAAGTCGCCCAGCCCGATGCCGCCGTCTACTGCGTCGTTGGTGACGGTGGCTTCGCTCACGTGTGGAGCGAACTCGAAACCGCGCGACGGATGCGCATCAAGGTGGTGCTCGTGGTGCTCAACAACGGCATCCTCGGTTATCAGAAGCATGCGGAGAACCTGAAGTTCGGAGCCCATACGAGTGCGGTGCATTTCTCCCCGGTCGACCACGCGATGATCGCTCGCGCTACGGGCTGCGCGGGAATTCGCGTCGAACGTCCAGCGGACATTGCCGCCGCGCTGCGCGAAGCGAGCAATTCCGACGTTACCACGGTGATCGACGTGCTTTGCGACGAAGCCGCCTTTCCGCCGATTACGTCGTTCTCGGTCGAATCGACCTGA